A region from the Gossypium hirsutum isolate 1008001.06 chromosome A08, Gossypium_hirsutum_v2.1, whole genome shotgun sequence genome encodes:
- the LOC107930108 gene encoding putative box C/D snoRNA protein SPCC613.07: MEEPKIGDCEECKKKASKYKCPGCCLRTCSLPCVNAHKQRTGCTGKRNITSFVPLSRFDDNLLLSDYNLLEETKRVAESATRIRSKLCNTINGGHHPHFKLPHHLRNLRTAAASRRTKLLFLPSGMSKRETNQTRFNHRKKYISWTIEWRFHSTDVVLLDHGIHEDASLCSLIENHLQPSPWNHPLRKFCEEQLDSLKFFIRKYPKGSKSPFRELDIKAPLRKLLADMVVLEYPVIHVFLSSEHCDFEVIRKNHLVTHGPEGKDSSGADNEIPKGVTFKEEEIEDNGSSLEPQVFDLMKHVLSSPMHQIPSQNKSEKAFGGNSVLSLSARAGAGNRVHSSPQAKDSGLFDDMEFDFDQGLIDAYSDLIAEINPDDFLDLEGEFAKQPETEDRTDLSNLRGVFFAEELEEGEILD, from the exons ATGGAGGAACCAAAGATTGGGGATTGCGAAGAGTGCAAAAAGAAGGCGTCAAAATACAAGTGCCCAGGTTGCTGCCTCCGCACCTGCAGCCTCCCTTGCGTTAATGCTCACAAGCAACGCACTGGCTGCACTGGCAAACGCAACATCACTTCCTTTGTTCCCCTCTCTCGCTTCGACGATAATCTTCTCCTCTCCG ATTATAATCTGCTGGAGGAAACGAAGAGGGTCGCTGAATCTGCTACAAGAATAAGGTCCAAACTATGTAACACTATTAATGGTGGACATCATCCTCATTTTAAGCTACCACATCATCTTCGAAACCTCCGCACTGCTGCTGCCTCTCGCAGAACTAAGCTCTTGTTTCTGCCATCTGGAATGTCTAAGAGGGAAACTAATCAAACTCGATTTAACCACAG GAAGAAGTATATTTCATGGACCATTGAATGGCGGTTTCACTCTACAGATGTTGTTTTACTTGACCATGG TATTCATGAAGATGCAAGCCTCTGTTCATTAATTGAAAACCATCTCCAACCTAGTCCCTGGAATCATCCTCTTAGGAAGTTCTGCGAGGAGCAGCTCGACTCCCTCAAGTTTTTTATCCGAAAATACCCTAAG GGATCCAAATCGCCTTTCCGGGAGTTAGACATAAAGGCCCCATTACGGAAACTATTAGCTGATATGGTTGTTCTAGAGTATCCTGTGATTCATGTGTTTCTTTCTTCAGAACACTGTGATTTTGAAGTTATCAGGAAGAATCATCTTGTCACTCATGGGCCAGAGGGAAAAGATTCTAGCGGTGCTGATAATGAAATACCAAAAGGTGTTACCTTCAAGGAGGAGGAAATAGAAGACAATGGTAGCTCTTTAGAACCTCAGGTCTTTGATCTTATGAAGCATGTGCTGTCAAGTCCAATGCATCAAATCCCTTCTCAAAACAAGTCTGAGAAAGCATTCGGTGGTAACTCAGTTTTGTCTTTGTCGGCGAGAGCCGGGGCAGGAAACAGGGTACATTCCAGCCCCCAGGCTAAGGACTCTGGATTATTTGATGACATGGAATTTGATTTTGATCAAGGCTTAATAGATGCGTATTCAGACCTGATTGCCGAAATTAATCCAGATGACTTTCTTGATTTAGAAGGTGAATTTGCTAAGCAACCAGAAACAGAAGATAGAACAGACCTTTCAAATTTGAGGGGAGTTTTCTTTGCTGAGGAATTGGAGGAGGGGGAGATCCtagattaa
- the LOC107930107 gene encoding O-fucosyltransferase 20 yields the protein MAKSKNVCNAKKLSYISVPSQIINSLSSSSLQSLLVSPKRNNTNSFFSVYKHSCRNPRVWLFALFLFGLVGMLRLGWNIDTLIPFSPYPNPCLETQSNTDSVAQKHDALVANANNLGQPSHDSPSEISEFWKQPDGMGYRPCLDFSAEYRRTSEVMVKDRSKYLLVVVSGGISQQRNQIVDAVVIARILGAALVVPILQVNVIWGDESEFSDIFDLAHFKSVLANDVRIVSSLPSTHVMTRPVEEKRTPLHVSPQWIRSRYLKRINREGVLLLRGLDSRLSKDLPSDLQKLRCKVAFQALKFAPSILELGNKLAQRMQSKGPYLALHLRMEKDVWVRTGCLPGLSKEYDELIQSERRRRPELLTARSNMTFHERKLVGLCPLNAVEVTRLLKALGAPKTAKIYWAGGQPLGGKEALSPLTKEFPHFYNKDDLALPEELEPFAKKASFMAAIDYIVSERSDVFMPSHGGNMGHAIQGQRAFSGHKKYITPNKRHMLPYFLNSSMPEAEFNRIIKELHHESLGQPELRTSKAGRDVTKYPVPECMCNDAHSHFI from the exons atggcAAAATCGAAGAACGTATGCAACGCCAAGAAGCTATCTTACATTTCCGTTCCGTCTCAGATAATCAACTCTCTCTCCTCCTCTTCTCTCCAGTCTCTCCTGGTTTCCCCCAAGAGGAATAACACCAACAGCTTCTTTTCCGTCTACAAACACTCATGCAGAAACCCAAGGGTCTGGTTGTTCGCTCTCTTCCTCTTCGGCCTTGTTGGCATGTTGAGGTTGGGCTGGAATATTGATACTTTGATCCCATTCTCTCCTTATCCCAATCCATGTCTCGAAACTCAATCAAACACTGACAGCGTTGCTCAAAAACATGACGCCTTGGTTGCTAATGCTAATAATCTCGGTCAACCCTCTCATGATTCACCCTCGGAAATATCCGAGTTTTGGAAGCAGCCTGATGGGATGGGTTACCGGCCGTGTTTGGACTTCAGTGCCGAGTATCGAAGAACAAGCGAGGTCATGGTTAAGGACCGGAGCAAGTACTTATTGGTGGTTGTTTCCGGTGGCATAAGTCAGCAAAGGAACCAAATCGTTGACGCCGTTGTCATCGCTAGGATTCTTGGGGCTGCTTTGGTCGTTCCCATCTTGCAAGTCAATGTCATCTGGGGTGATGAAAg TGAATTTTCTGATATATTCGATTTGGCTCATTTCAAGAGTGTTCTTGCCAATGATGTTCGTATAGTATCTTCATTGCCTTCTACCCATGTAATGACAAGGCCGGTAGAGGAGAAACGGACTCCACTCCACGTCTCCCCTCAATGGATTCGCTCACGTTATCTAAAGCGG ATAAATAGGGAAGGAGTTTTGCTTTTACGAGGTTTGGATTCGAGGCTTTCTAAGGATCTTCCATCTGATCTTCAAAAGCTTCGCTGCAAG GTGGCATTTCAAGCTTTAAAATTTGCTCCATCAATCCTTGAACTTGGTAACAAGCTGGCTCAGAGAATGCAGAGTAAAGGACCCTACCTTGCTCTTCATCTTCGTATGGAGAAGGATGTATGGGTGAGGACTGGTTGCCTTCCAGGCTTGAGTAAAGAATATGATGAGTTAATCCAAAGCGAAAGGAGAAGACGCCCTGAGCTTCTAACTGCGAGATCAAACATGACATTCCATGAGCGGAAGCTCGTGGGACTCTGCCCCTTGAATGCTGTTGAAGTGACTAG GCTGCTTAAAGCTTTGGGGGCTCCAAAGACTGCAAAAATATACTGGGCTGGGGGACAACCACTGGGTGGGAAAGAAGCCTTGTCACCTTTAACCAAAGAATTTCCCCATTTTTACAATAAAGATGATCTTGCATTGCCTGAGGAACTTGAACCATTTGCTAAGAAGGCTTCTTTTATGGCTGCCATTGACTATATAGTTTCTGAGAGAAGTGATGTTTTCATGCCATCCCATGGTGGAAATATGGGCCACGCTATTCAG GGACAGAGAGCGTTTTCAGGACACAAAAAGTATATAACTCCAAATAAAAGACATATGCTTCCTTATTTTCTGAACTCCTCAATGCCCGAAGCAGAGTTCAACAGGATCATAAAAGAATTACACCATGAATCTTTGGGACAACCAGAACTCAGGACCAGCAAAGCTGGAAGGGATGTAACCAAGTATCCGGTTCCAGAATGTATGTGCAATGATGCACATTCCCACTTCATTTGA
- the LOC107930085 gene encoding FT-interacting protein 1 has translation MEKRMQSLNAQAPLLPGDHQEDYNLKDTSPQLGERWPNGGAFGGRGWINGGDRFTSTYDLVEQMFYLYVKVVKAKELPPSSVTGSCDPYVEVKLGNYKGRTKHFDRKSNPEWNQVFAFSKDRVQSSLLEVFVKDKEMAGRDDYVGRVVFDLNEVPTRVPPDSPLAPQWYRLEDRRGEGKVRGEVMLAVWMGTQADEAFPEAWHSDAASVHGEGVFNIRSKVYVSPKLWYLRVNVIEAQDVVANDRSRLPDVFVKAQIGNQVLRTKICPTRTPNPLWNEDLVFVTAEPFEEQLLITVEDRVHPSKEDVLGKISLPLNEFEKRLDHRPVNSRWFNLEKYGFGVMEGDRRKELKFSSRIHLRVCLEGGYHVLDESTMYISDQKPTAKQLWKQPVGILEVGILGAQGLLPMKMKDGRGSTDAYCVAKYGQKWVRTRTIMETFNPRWNEQYTWEVYDPCTVITLGVFDNSHLGGNSGGGSNAGRDARIGKVRIRLSTLEAHRTYTHSYPLLVLHPHGLKKMGELQLAIRFTTLSLANMIYVYGQPLLPKMHYLHPFTVNQVDNLRYQAMNIVARRLGRAEPPLRKEVVEYMLDVDSHMWSMRRSKANFFRIMSLVSGMVAIGQWFGNVCYWKNPITSVLVHILFLILVWYPELILPTLCFYMFLVGLWNYRYRPRYPPHMDTKLSWAESVNPDELDEEFDTFPTCKPHDVVRMRYDRLRSVAGRIQTVVGDIATQGERFESLLGWRDPRATSLFIVFCVCAAVVLYATPFRVVALVGGLYYLRHPRFRSKLPSVPSSFFKRLPARTDSLL, from the coding sequence ATGGAGAAACGTATGCAGTCTCTCAACGCACAAGCCCCGCTGCTGCCTGGCGATCACCAGGAGGACTATAATCTCAAGGACACCAGTCCCCAGCTGGGCGAGCGATGGCCTAACGGCGGTGCTTTCGGAGGAAGAGGTTGGATTAATGGTGGTGATAGATTCACAAGCACTTACGATCTTGTGGAGCAGATGTTCTATCTTTACGTCAAGGTCGTGAAAGCTAAAGAGCTTCCTCCCAGTTCCGTAACAGGAAGCTGCGACCCTTACGTGGAAGTAAAGCTGGGGAATTACAAAGGAAGAACAAAGCATTTTGATCGGAAATCCAACCCTGAATGGAACCAAGTTTTCGCTTTCTCTAAGGACCGTGTTCAATCCTCGTTACTTGAAGTTTTTGTGAAGGATAAAGAAATGGCGGGCAGAGATGATTATGTTGGAAGGGTAGTTTTCGATTTGAACGAGGTTCCAACTAGAGTCCCACCCGACAGCCCATTGGCTCCTCAATGGTACAGATTAGAGGACAGGCGTGGTGAAGGCAAGGTGAGGGGTGAGGTGATGCTTGCGGTTTGGATGGGAACACAAGCTGATGAAGCATTTCCAGAGGCATGGCACTCTGATGCTGCTTCTGTCCATGGAGAGGGTGTTTTCAACATCCGGTCCAAGGTTTATGTGTCGCCAAAGCTGTGGTACCTGAGGGTGAATGTGATTGAAGCTCAGGATGTGGTGGCTAATGATAGAAGTCGCCTCCCAGATGTGTTCGTGAAAGCACAGATAGGCAACCAAGTGCTGCGGACCAAGATATGCCCCACCCGGACACCGAACCCGCTGTGGAATGAGGATTTGGTATTTGTCACGGCTGAGCCATTTGAGGAACAGCTGTTAATTACTGTCGAGGATCGAGTGCACCCTTCGAAGGAAGATGTATTGGGGAAGATAAGCCTTCCGCTCAACGAGTTCGAGAAGCGGCTAGACCACCGCCCAGTGAATTCTCGGTGGTTCAATCTTGAGAAGTACGGTTTTGGTGTCATGGAAGGTGATAGGAGGAAAGAACTCAAGTTTTCTAGTAGGATTCATCTGAGAGTTTGTCTTGAAGGTGGATATCATGTGCTTGATGAGTCAACAATGTACATTAGTGATCAAAAGCCCACAGCAAAACAGCTTTGGAAACAACCAGTTGGGATACTAGAAGTGGGCATTTTGGGTGCACAAGGGCTGCTCCCAATGAAAATGAAGGATGGCCGAGGGAGTACGGATGCTTATTGTGTGGCTAAGTATGGCCAGAAGTGGGTTCGCACCAGAACCATTATGGAGACTTTCAATCCTAGATGGAACGAGCAATATACGTGGGAAGTTTATGATCCTTGCACGGTGATCACTCTAGGAGTTTTCGACAACAGCCACTTGGGCGGTAACAGTGGCGGTGGGAGCAATGCAGGACGAGATGCACGGATCGGAAAGGTGCGGATTCGGCTATCAACTCTAGAAGCTCATAGGACTTACACACATTCTTATCCACTCCTGGTCTTACACCCACATGGATTGAAGAAAATGGGGGAGCTACAACTGGCGATTAGATTCACTACCCTGTCACTTGCTAACATGATATACGTATATGGGCAACCCTTGCTGCCTAAGATGCATTATTTACATCCATTCACAGTTAACCAGGTAGACAATCTGAGATACCAAGCCATGAATATCGTGGCGAGGCGGCTCGGTCGAGCAGAGCCGCCTTTGAGAAAAGAGGTGGTGGAATATATGTTAGATGTGGATTCCCACATGTGGAGCATGAGAAGAAGCAAAGCTAATTTCTTCCGCATTATGTCACTCGTGTCTGGCATGGTTGCCATTGGTCAATGGTTCGGCAATGTTTGCTATTGGAAGAACCCCATCACCTCGGTCCTAGTCCATATTCTGTTTCTGATCCTCGTATGGTATCCAGAGTTGATTCTGCCGACGCTATGTTTCTACATGTTCCTAGTGGGACTATGGAACTATAGGTACCGCCCAAGGTACCCACCCCACATGGATACAAAGCTTTCATGGGCGGAGTCAGTGAATCCGGACGAGCTAGACGAAGAGTTTGACACGTTTCCGACATGTAAACCACATGACGTAGTTAGAATGAGGTATGATCGGCTTCGGAGCGTTGCAGGGAGGATTCAAACTGTCGTAGGTGACATAGCAACACAAGGGGAGAGATTTGAGTCGCTGCTGGGGTGGAGAGATCCACGTGCCACCAGCCTTTTCATTGTGTTTTGTGTTTGTGCGGCAGTGGTGCTGTATGCAACCCCGTTCAGAGTGGTGGCTCTGGTTGGCGGCCTGTATTATCTGCGCCACCCCAGGTTCCGGAGCAAGCTGCCATCTGTGCCCAGCAGTTTCTTCAAACGCCTGCCGGCTCGAACTGATAGCTTACTGTGA